Proteins encoded by one window of Cellvibrio sp. KY-GH-1:
- a CDS encoding non-reducing end alpha-L-arabinofuranosidase family hydrolase, with amino-acid sequence MNKQKYSAKYLPQFLQKSCLVIGLGAGLLGFNQMASAACTYTIDSEWSNGFTASITIKNDTSAAINNWSVNWQYSADRMTSGWNANFSGSNPYTATNMSWNGSIAVGQSVSFGFQGTKGGISAERPVVNGSVCGGSVVASSAARSSVAPSSAPRSSVVPSSAPRSSVAPSSSPATSSRASSVAVSSSGYSVPANNFAQNGGVESGLTNWSTTAGTVTRSTTDKRSGSASALITGRTAAWNGITFNVGSLTNGNEYDVAVWVKLAPGTPDSVVSLTAKRLEDSDTSTYNEYTRVATVTASSTEWRLLQGYYTQLGTTGFQHFIIEATDTSISYYADDFSIGGQVTQVSSSSSSSSASSSGQVCDLKAPLQWVSTGPLISPKNANWKSIKDPSVVKYNGTYHVYATYYDTAYKSMYTSFTDWNNAQAAPHVSMNGTTVGNSVAPQVFYFRPHNKWYLITQWAGAYSTTDDISKPNWTAKKKLLQGEPSGALDFWVICNSTHCYLYFSRDDGVLYMSKTTIGNFPNFSGYSIVMEDHRGNGNQYLFEAPNVYKLDGQNKYLLMVEAWPSGPRMFRSWTSTSLDGPWTALADTDANPFAGNRNVEWPTGKWANGISHGELIRSGYDERLTVDPCNLEFLYQGEAGPSPDGNYNTIPYKLGLLRLKK; translated from the coding sequence ATGAATAAGCAAAAATACTCCGCCAAATACCTGCCGCAATTTTTGCAAAAAAGTTGCCTGGTAATTGGCTTGGGTGCAGGCCTGCTTGGTTTTAATCAAATGGCATCTGCTGCCTGTACTTACACCATTGATAGTGAGTGGTCTAACGGTTTTACCGCCAGCATCACTATTAAAAACGACACAAGTGCAGCGATAAATAATTGGAGTGTTAATTGGCAATACAGCGCGGATCGTATGACCAGCGGCTGGAATGCCAATTTCAGCGGTAGCAATCCGTATACCGCAACCAATATGTCCTGGAACGGTAGTATTGCCGTTGGCCAATCGGTGTCGTTTGGTTTTCAAGGAACCAAAGGCGGAATTTCTGCTGAGCGCCCGGTAGTCAATGGTAGCGTGTGTGGTGGTAGTGTCGTGGCAAGTTCCGCTGCACGCTCAAGCGTTGCTCCCAGTTCAGCGCCGCGTTCCAGTGTTGTACCCAGTTCAGCACCGCGTTCCAGTGTTGCACCCAGCTCAAGCCCTGCAACAAGTTCACGCGCGAGCAGTGTTGCGGTTTCATCGAGTGGCTATTCAGTTCCGGCAAATAATTTTGCGCAAAATGGCGGAGTTGAAAGTGGTTTAACAAATTGGAGTACTACGGCAGGTACGGTAACTCGTTCTACGACGGATAAACGTAGTGGATCTGCGAGTGCGTTAATTACCGGGCGTACTGCTGCATGGAACGGAATTACCTTTAACGTAGGTTCGCTCACCAATGGCAATGAATACGATGTTGCTGTGTGGGTGAAACTTGCACCGGGCACACCAGACTCGGTAGTTAGCCTCACTGCAAAACGTTTGGAAGATTCTGATACGTCTACCTATAACGAATACACTCGCGTTGCTACTGTGACTGCTTCATCGACCGAGTGGCGTTTGTTGCAAGGCTACTACACGCAACTGGGCACCACTGGCTTCCAGCATTTTATTATCGAAGCAACTGACACCAGTATCAGCTATTACGCGGATGATTTTTCCATCGGTGGACAAGTTACCCAAGTATCTAGCAGTTCCAGTAGTTCGAGTGCTAGCAGCTCGGGTCAAGTGTGTGATTTAAAAGCTCCTTTGCAATGGGTTTCTACCGGGCCGTTGATCAGCCCAAAAAATGCAAACTGGAAATCCATTAAAGATCCGTCAGTGGTGAAATACAACGGTACCTATCATGTGTACGCGACCTACTACGATACCGCTTACAAATCCATGTACACCAGTTTCACCGATTGGAATAACGCTCAAGCAGCGCCGCATGTTTCTATGAACGGTACTACCGTAGGTAATAGCGTTGCGCCACAGGTGTTTTACTTCCGTCCACATAACAAATGGTATTTGATTACCCAGTGGGCTGGTGCCTATTCAACTACCGACGATATCAGTAAGCCGAACTGGACTGCGAAAAAGAAATTGCTGCAAGGTGAGCCATCTGGCGCGTTGGATTTTTGGGTAATTTGTAACAGCACGCATTGTTATTTGTACTTCTCGCGCGATGACGGTGTGCTCTACATGTCTAAAACCACCATTGGCAATTTCCCCAACTTCTCCGGTTATTCAATTGTGATGGAAGATCATCGCGGCAACGGCAACCAATATTTATTTGAAGCACCGAATGTGTACAAACTCGATGGACAAAATAAATATTTATTAATGGTTGAAGCATGGCCAAGTGGTCCGCGCATGTTCCGCTCATGGACCTCAACCAGTTTGGATGGCCCATGGACAGCGCTGGCGGATACCGATGCGAATCCGTTTGCCGGTAATCGCAACGTGGAGTGGCCAACCGGTAAATGGGCTAACGGTATTAGCCATGGTGAATTGATTCGTTCTGGTTACGACGAACGTCTGACTGTTGATCCTTGTAATTTAGAGTTCTTGTATCAAGGTGAAGCAGGTCCAAGCCCGGACGGTAATTACAACACCATTCCTTACAAACTTGGTTTGTTGCGCCTGAAGAAATAA
- a CDS encoding cellulose binding domain-containing protein, protein MRSYHKTRARAFARLVKMSSGCLAFAVAWNVNAGCQYQVTNQWSNGFTAAIKITNTTSTAINGWAVNWQYASDNRISNSWNANVSGSNPYSATNLSWNASIQPSQTVEFGFQGTKGAANAEVPVLNGAPCGNVTPASSARSSTPISSAAVSSVRSSVSSLVASSVAPVSSKSSSSLVASSKSSSSSSAVSLIEASNPNIWADVPDPSVIRVGNTYYMSSTTMHMNPGVPIMKSTDLLNWTLVNYAYNTLGSTSALNLESGQNAYGKGSWASSIRYVDGIFYVSTFSYTTNKTYIYKTTNIEQGPWTVSALNGLYHDCSLFFENGRAFLAYGIDDIKIIELTADASAIKSGGLNQTIIPKSSAVAGTDFIVRPEGTHLQKINGRYYVSLITWPSGKSRTQLIYRASNLTGPYEGRVALQDQGVAQGGLIDTPTGNWYAYLFRDSGAVGRIPYLVPVSWQDGWPVMGVGGKVPQKLGFTVENKGLGGIVTSDEFNQGAQGSSVLPLQWQWNHNPDNSAWSLLARPGFMRLTNKRTASNFEVARNSLTQRTFGPQSSARIAIETAAMKDGDYAGLGALQSRYGFVGVNKSNGNKSIVMVDTTSGTPQEITRIGLFQDRVYFRIDMNFLNQTDQAKFYYSLDGNNWTVIGNTLRMTYDLKHFMGYRFALFNYATQSTGGYVDFDYYRINP, encoded by the coding sequence ATGCGCTCTTACCATAAGACACGCGCTCGCGCTTTCGCTCGGCTCGTAAAAATGTCCAGTGGCTGTCTCGCATTCGCCGTTGCATGGAATGTGAATGCCGGTTGCCAGTACCAGGTTACCAATCAATGGTCTAATGGCTTTACGGCAGCGATAAAAATTACCAACACTACCAGTACGGCGATTAACGGCTGGGCAGTAAATTGGCAATATGCAAGCGACAATCGCATCAGCAATAGTTGGAATGCCAATGTTTCAGGCAGTAATCCGTATTCAGCAACAAATTTAAGTTGGAACGCCAGCATTCAACCGAGCCAAACTGTTGAATTTGGTTTTCAGGGCACCAAGGGTGCGGCAAATGCAGAAGTTCCTGTGCTCAATGGAGCGCCCTGCGGCAATGTAACGCCGGCTTCTTCTGCTCGCTCTTCTACACCGATTTCATCTGCTGCTGTTTCATCTGTACGATCTTCAGTTTCATCTCTCGTTGCATCCTCTGTTGCGCCAGTTAGTTCAAAATCTTCCAGCAGTCTGGTGGCTTCATCAAAAAGTAGTAGCTCATCCTCGGCAGTGAGTTTAATTGAAGCGAGCAATCCCAATATTTGGGCAGATGTGCCCGATCCTTCGGTCATTCGTGTCGGCAACACCTATTACATGAGCAGTACCACCATGCACATGAACCCCGGCGTTCCGATTATGAAATCTACCGATCTGTTGAATTGGACATTGGTGAATTACGCCTACAACACGCTGGGCAGCACCAGCGCATTGAATTTGGAAAGTGGGCAAAATGCTTACGGCAAAGGTTCCTGGGCGAGCAGCATTCGCTACGTGGATGGAATTTTTTACGTGAGTACTTTTTCCTACACCACTAACAAAACCTACATTTACAAAACCACCAATATTGAACAGGGCCCCTGGACTGTGTCTGCTTTAAATGGCCTGTATCACGATTGCTCGCTGTTCTTTGAAAATGGTCGCGCCTTTTTGGCCTATGGTATCGATGATATAAAAATTATCGAACTGACGGCAGATGCCTCTGCGATTAAGTCCGGTGGATTAAACCAAACGATAATTCCTAAATCCTCGGCGGTAGCCGGTACCGATTTTATTGTGCGCCCTGAAGGTACCCACCTGCAAAAAATCAATGGCCGCTATTACGTTTCGTTAATTACCTGGCCATCCGGAAAATCACGCACGCAATTAATTTATCGCGCGAGCAATTTAACTGGGCCTTATGAAGGTCGTGTGGCCTTGCAAGACCAAGGTGTAGCGCAAGGTGGTTTAATCGATACCCCAACAGGTAACTGGTATGCCTATTTGTTCCGCGATTCCGGCGCAGTGGGCCGCATTCCCTATTTGGTTCCGGTGAGCTGGCAAGACGGTTGGCCGGTAATGGGAGTGGGTGGCAAGGTTCCGCAAAAATTGGGCTTCACGGTAGAAAACAAAGGCCTCGGTGGAATAGTAACAAGCGATGAATTTAATCAAGGTGCACAGGGTTCTTCTGTATTGCCACTGCAATGGCAATGGAACCACAACCCGGATAATTCAGCCTGGTCACTACTGGCTCGCCCCGGCTTTATGCGGCTCACCAACAAACGCACTGCCAGTAATTTTGAAGTTGCGCGCAACTCTCTCACCCAACGCACCTTTGGTCCGCAATCGTCTGCACGCATAGCGATTGAAACCGCGGCCATGAAAGACGGTGACTACGCCGGTTTGGGCGCATTGCAATCGCGTTACGGCTTTGTCGGCGTGAATAAATCCAACGGCAACAAATCCATTGTGATGGTGGATACCACGTCCGGCACACCACAAGAAATTACGCGCATAGGTTTGTTCCAGGACCGCGTGTATTTCCGCATCGATATGAATTTCCTTAATCAAACGGATCAAGCGAAATTTTATTACAGCCTGGATGGCAATAATTGGACGGTAATTGGTAACACCCTGCGCATGACTTACGACCTCAAGCATTTTATGGGGTATCGCTTTGCGCTGTTTAACTACGCCACCCAGTCCACCGGTGGTTATGTGGACTTTGATTACTATCGAATTAATCCCTAA
- a CDS encoding endo-1,4-beta-xylanase, translating to MNHPTNSSRNSGGVFKRSCSFVAVSAALAIASQAANAACTYNIDNQWGSGFVASITVKNDTAAAVSNWSVNWQYASNRMTNGWNANFTGSNPYTATNLGWNGSIAPGQSISFGFQGNTNSGTVERPVVNGTLCGAAPATSSSRSSVAVTSSSRSSAAPSSTPATSSSRSSAPATSSSASSFSVPANNFAQNGGVESGLTNWGTTAGTVTRSTADKHSGSASALITGRTAAWNGLTFNVGTLTNGNQYEVNVWVKLAPGTPDSVLTLTGKRVDDSDTSTYNEYTRVATVTASANEWRLLEGYYTQSGSTAFQNFIIEATDTTVSYYADDFAIGGQVTQVPSSSSRSSSSAASTKKFIGNITTSGAVRSDFANYWNQITGENEGKWGSVEGTRDVYNWAPVDRIYAYARQHGIPVKAHTFVWGAQSPSWINNLSATETAAEIEEWIRDYCTRYPDTAMIDVVNEAVAGHQPAGYAQKAFGNNWIQRVFQLARQYCPNSILILNDYNNIRWQHNEFIALAKPLAQGGYIDAVGLQSHELKGMTGAAVKTAIDNIWNQLGVPIYISEYDIGDTNDQVQLQNFQAHFPVFWDHPHVKGITIWGYVNGRTWIEGSGLMTDSGTPRPAMTWLLNNYIKK from the coding sequence ATGAATCACCCAACCAATTCCAGCCGGAACAGTGGCGGAGTCTTTAAACGCAGTTGCAGCTTTGTCGCGGTAAGCGCGGCACTGGCGATTGCATCACAGGCTGCAAACGCCGCTTGTACCTACAATATTGATAATCAATGGGGTAGCGGTTTTGTTGCGAGCATTACCGTAAAAAATGACACAGCGGCGGCGGTAAGTAACTGGAGCGTAAATTGGCAGTACGCCAGCAACCGTATGACCAATGGTTGGAACGCAAACTTCACGGGTAGCAATCCATATACTGCAACCAATTTGGGTTGGAATGGCAGCATCGCGCCGGGCCAATCCATTTCGTTCGGTTTCCAGGGCAACACCAACAGCGGCACTGTAGAGCGCCCAGTGGTTAACGGCACCCTGTGTGGCGCCGCACCAGCGACATCGTCTTCACGTTCAAGCGTTGCAGTGACTTCTTCCAGTCGCTCAAGCGCTGCGCCCAGTTCTACTCCGGCTACCAGCAGTTCACGTTCCAGCGCACCAGCGACTTCTTCATCGGCATCCAGCTTCTCTGTGCCGGCGAACAACTTTGCCCAAAACGGTGGGGTTGAATCTGGCTTGACCAACTGGGGAACTACCGCAGGCACCGTTACCCGTTCAACGGCTGATAAGCACAGCGGTAGCGCAAGTGCATTAATTACCGGCCGTACTGCGGCGTGGAATGGGTTGACCTTTAATGTAGGCACGCTCACCAATGGCAACCAATACGAAGTTAATGTGTGGGTGAAATTGGCACCGGGTACTCCTGACAGCGTACTGACCCTGACCGGTAAGCGCGTAGACGATAGCGATACCTCTACCTACAACGAATACACGCGTGTTGCGACTGTAACTGCATCAGCGAATGAATGGCGTTTGCTGGAAGGCTATTACACTCAATCGGGATCAACGGCTTTCCAAAACTTCATCATCGAAGCGACTGATACTACCGTCAGCTACTACGCCGATGATTTCGCGATTGGCGGTCAAGTGACGCAAGTACCAAGCAGCAGCTCACGCAGCTCTAGCAGCGCCGCGTCTACCAAAAAATTCATCGGTAACATCACTACTTCTGGCGCAGTGAGATCAGATTTCGCTAACTACTGGAATCAAATCACCGGCGAAAACGAAGGCAAGTGGGGCTCTGTAGAAGGTACGCGTGATGTGTACAACTGGGCACCGGTAGATCGTATTTACGCCTACGCTCGTCAACATGGTATTCCAGTAAAAGCGCACACCTTTGTGTGGGGTGCACAATCACCATCCTGGATTAACAACCTGAGTGCAACCGAGACTGCAGCAGAGATCGAAGAGTGGATTCGCGATTACTGCACCCGCTATCCGGACACGGCGATGATCGACGTAGTGAACGAAGCGGTTGCTGGACACCAACCAGCGGGTTACGCGCAAAAAGCGTTTGGTAACAACTGGATTCAACGCGTATTCCAATTGGCTCGTCAATACTGCCCGAATTCAATTTTGATTCTGAACGATTACAACAATATCCGTTGGCAGCACAATGAATTTATTGCACTGGCCAAGCCTCTCGCACAGGGCGGTTATATTGATGCAGTCGGTTTGCAATCGCACGAATTGAAAGGTATGACCGGTGCTGCTGTTAAAACCGCAATTGACAATATCTGGAATCAGTTGGGTGTGCCCATCTATATTTCTGAATACGATATTGGCGATACCAATGATCAAGTGCAGTTGCAAAACTTCCAGGCGCACTTCCCAGTGTTCTGGGATCACCCACACGTTAAAGGCATCACCATTTGGGGTTATGTCAATGGCAGAACCTGGATCGAAGGTTCGGGCCTGATGACCGATAGCGGCACTCCGCGCCCCGCCATGACCTGGTTGCTGAATAACTACATTAAAAAGTAG